The following proteins come from a genomic window of Metarhizium brunneum chromosome 2, complete sequence:
- the NRL1 gene encoding Nitrilase, with the protein MPIPIRVATCHVSSIFLSAKKTTQKAIGLIEQAAAQRANLVVFPETFIPAFPVWSAIRPPTANHDLFKRMATESIYADGEEIQDIRAAAKEFNMMVSLGFSEKVGFSSATLFNSNLFISGQGEVLIHHRKLVPTFFEKLTWAPGDGHGLRVAETPFGKIGNLICGENTNPLARYALMAQGEQIHISTWPAIWPTRLEDATGPTASRGANYDNVAANRTRAAGHCFEAKCFGVLCCGVLGQDSIEEISGGSAHLRRVLEDSQRGATMFLDPTGAQLTGFTVSNETQTQTPTPFLQDVEGILYADINVEDCVEGKQYHDVVGGYQRLDVFDFKVNRTRRCPATFVSQDDAKTVQD; encoded by the coding sequence ATGCCCATTCCTATCAGAGTAGCGACTTGTCACGTGTCGTCTATTTTCCTATCAGCCAAAAAGACCACCCAAAAGGCCATTGGACTGATTGAACAGGCGGCGGCACAGAGAGCcaacctcgtcgtcttcccgGAGACATTCATCCCTGCATTTCCTGTATGGAGTGCCATTCGCCCACCAACTGCCAACCATGACCTTTTTAAGCGCATGGCAACAGAGTCAATATATGCCGATGGAGAGGAGATTCAGGATATACGCGCAGCTGCAAAGGAGTTCAACATGATGGTTAGCCTTGGCTTTTCAGAAAAGGTTGGCTTCAGTAGTGCCACACTATTCAATTCCAATCTCTTCATCAGCGGCCAGGGTGAAGTTCTTATTCATCATCGGAAGTTGGTACCGACTTTTTTTGAGAAGCTCACCTGGGCCCCCGGCGATGGCCATGGTTTGCGAGTTGCCGAAACGCCGTTTGGAAAAATTGGCAACCTGATCTGTGGCGAGAACACCAACCCGCTCGCCAGATATGCCCTCATGGCCCAGGGTGAACAAATTCACATATCGACTTGGCCGGCGATATGGCCAACCCGGCTTGAGGATGCGACGGGTCCAACTGCATCACGCGGCGCAAACTATGACAATGTTGCAGCCAATCGAACTCGTGCTGCTGGCCACTGTTTTGAAGCCAAATGTTTTGGTGTCCTCTGCTGTGGCGTGCTGGGACAGGATTCGATTGAGGAAATTTCCGGCGGCTCCGCGCATTTGAGGCGCGTGTTGGAGGACTCCCAGCGCGGCGCTACCATGTTTCTGGATCCTACGGGAGCGCAGTTGACAGGCTTTACTGTCAGCAATGAGACACAGACCCAAACGCCTACTCCCTTTTTGCAAGATGTTGAGGGAATCTTGTACGCGGATATAAACGTGGAGGACTGCGTTGAAGGAAAACAGTACCACGACGTCGTGGGCGGCTACCAACGACTGGATGTATTTGACTTCAAGGTCAACAGGACACGCCGGTGTCCAGCTACGTTTGTGAGCCAAGATGATGCAAAGACGGTTCAAGATTAG